A genomic window from Sphingobacterium spiritivorum includes:
- a CDS encoding glycosyltransferase, producing the protein MEKKVSVIVVTFKRFEYLKLTVESILAQTYKNFELIVVSDGYESDVKEYVKSLFESGYSIQYDFTEHCGYPARPRNLALKKCKGEYVAFCDDDDLWESDKLEKQIDVLDRNEEVILCCTNRDEIDSDGHLLAKKSINYVPNFPTFNKLLFTNFISYSSVLIRKSIIEKSGVFIDDIKFRAVEDYHLWLRIAYYGKIYFLDEIMVHYRKHGGNITSKFSVGIKKNILVYDSIFSTLNVSEIRRFFSYVTVYFKSAIYRLSGK; encoded by the coding sequence ATGGAAAAGAAAGTTTCAGTTATTGTTGTTACATTTAAACGATTTGAATATTTAAAGCTTACAGTTGAAAGTATTTTGGCTCAAACTTACAAGAATTTTGAGCTCATTGTTGTTTCGGATGGTTATGAGTCTGATGTAAAGGAATATGTTAAATCTCTTTTTGAATCAGGATACTCTATACAATATGATTTTACAGAGCATTGTGGGTATCCTGCAAGACCAAGAAATCTTGCACTGAAAAAGTGTAAAGGTGAATATGTTGCTTTTTGTGATGATGATGATTTATGGGAATCAGATAAGTTAGAAAAGCAAATTGATGTCTTAGATAGAAATGAGGAAGTTATTTTATGTTGTACAAATAGAGATGAAATCGACTCAGATGGACACCTTTTGGCAAAAAAGAGCATAAATTATGTTCCAAACTTTCCTACTTTTAATAAGTTGTTGTTTACTAATTTTATATCTTATTCCTCTGTTCTGATTAGAAAGTCAATTATTGAAAAGTCTGGTGTATTTATTGATGATATTAAATTTAGAGCAGTAGAAGATTATCATTTATGGCTAAGAATTGCTTATTATGGTAAGATATATTTTCTTGATGAGATTATGGTACATTATAGAAAACATGGAGGCAATATTACATCAAAGTTTTCTGTTGGGATTAAGAAGAATATTTTAGTATATGATAGTATATTTAGTACATTAAATGTAAGCGAAATTCGAAGATTTTTTAGTTACGTAACTGTTTACTTTAAGTCAGCTATTTATCGTTTAAGTGGAAAGTGA
- a CDS encoding glycosyltransferase — MKPKISIIFTSYNHREYLVQSLNSLIEQTYRDFELIIIDDCSTDGSQDILKEYQKYPFVRLFLNEINSGSYVKASNFGAEKAIGEYIIFAQCDDFAEPNQLEKLVEHVSEDFGVIFSKSILIDANNKVLGDDFSLREKAFREFCKNGGGISGSIMSQFLSKGCVIPNLSAALIRNDLYSKVGRLSEKYLVAADWDFWLKLSLITNFYYINSPLNNFRQHEATIRSSIKIKKQILEIYNIFYDFISQNNLSKAAIRDFQVGAGAIWISFFKSDKRSWIQSFISISRETSKFEKRNIWFLWLGFIYKIKEVVNR, encoded by the coding sequence ATGAAACCGAAGATAAGTATAATTTTCACGAGTTATAATCATAGAGAATATTTAGTACAATCATTAAATTCTCTAATTGAACAAACATATAGGGATTTTGAATTAATTATTATTGATGACTGTTCTACTGATGGTAGTCAGGATATTTTAAAAGAATATCAAAAATATCCTTTTGTGAGGCTCTTTTTAAATGAAATAAATTCAGGTAGCTATGTAAAGGCTAGTAATTTTGGGGCGGAGAAAGCTATTGGAGAATATATAATTTTTGCTCAATGTGATGATTTTGCAGAACCCAATCAATTAGAAAAATTAGTTGAACATGTTAGTGAAGATTTTGGGGTGATATTTTCAAAAAGTATATTAATAGATGCAAATAATAAGGTCTTAGGGGATGATTTTTCATTAAGAGAGAAAGCTTTTAGAGAGTTTTGTAAAAATGGAGGAGGCATTTCTGGAAGTATTATGTCTCAATTTTTGTCTAAAGGGTGCGTTATTCCAAATCTAAGTGCTGCATTAATAAGAAATGATCTATATTCAAAAGTTGGAAGACTTTCTGAGAAGTATTTAGTTGCTGCTGACTGGGATTTTTGGTTAAAATTAAGTCTGATTACAAATTTCTACTATATAAATTCCCCACTTAATAATTTTAGGCAGCACGAGGCAACTATAAGAAGTTCGATTAAGATCAAGAAGCAAATTTTGGAAATTTATAACATTTTTTATGACTTTATAAGTCAAAATAATTTATCTAAAGCGGCAATTCGTGATTTTCAAGTCGGCGCAGGTGCTATCTGGATCTCATTTTTTAAGTCGGATAAGAGGAGTTGGATTCAGTCTTTTATATCGATTTCGAGGGAAACATCTAAATTTGAGAAGCGTAACATTTGGTTTTTGTGGTTAGGTTTTATTTATAAAATTAAAGAGGTGGTTAATAGGTAA
- a CDS encoding NAD-dependent epimerase/dehydratase family protein yields MKNVLITGGAGFIGSNLTKRLLENGGFNITILDNFLPQIHGDVRNLNVEIQSKVRLIIGDVTDKKCFYESLKEQDIVIHLAAETGTGQSMYNVSHYANVNIQGTALLCDFLVNEEHAISKVIVASSRSIYGEGKYFSQKFGNVYPKGRSQETIKSGFEVLCPITGEQNLILQATDEEALIHPSSIYGITKQVQEQMIILSTGIKKIDSFALRFQNVYGPGQSLKNPYTGILSVFSRQALQGQNINIFEDGLESRDFVFIDDIVESILLCLSPKVKGQHILNVGSGERTSVLEVAQEIVSYLKSNSKIEVSGAFREGDIRHNYADLEKIKNTLGFSPKWTFTQGIRKFLDWVLIQNDIPSSLDDYINSIKELKDRGLYK; encoded by the coding sequence ATGAAGAATGTTTTGATAACAGGTGGAGCAGGATTTATAGGCTCAAATCTAACTAAAAGGCTTTTAGAAAATGGCGGTTTTAATATTACCATCTTAGATAATTTCTTGCCACAAATTCATGGAGATGTCCGGAATCTAAATGTTGAAATCCAATCAAAAGTACGATTAATAATAGGAGATGTAACGGATAAGAAGTGCTTCTATGAGTCTTTGAAAGAGCAAGATATAGTGATCCATTTGGCCGCTGAAACAGGAACAGGCCAATCAATGTATAATGTGTCGCATTATGCAAATGTTAATATTCAAGGTACTGCATTGTTATGTGATTTTCTTGTTAATGAAGAACATGCCATAAGTAAAGTTATAGTTGCATCTTCTAGGTCGATATATGGTGAAGGGAAATATTTTTCTCAGAAATTTGGAAACGTTTATCCAAAAGGTAGGAGCCAGGAAACAATAAAATCTGGTTTTGAAGTACTATGTCCGATAACTGGAGAGCAAAATTTAATTTTACAAGCTACTGACGAGGAAGCATTGATTCACCCTTCTTCTATATATGGAATTACTAAGCAGGTTCAAGAGCAAATGATTATTCTTTCAACTGGGATTAAGAAAATAGACTCATTTGCTTTGAGATTTCAGAATGTATATGGTCCTGGACAATCTTTAAAAAACCCGTATACTGGAATTTTATCGGTGTTTTCTAGACAAGCTCTGCAGGGACAGAATATTAATATTTTTGAAGATGGTTTGGAAAGTAGAGACTTTGTCTTTATTGATGACATAGTGGAATCTATCTTATTATGTTTATCGCCTAAAGTAAAGGGTCAGCACATATTAAATGTTGGAAGTGGGGAACGCACTTCTGTTTTGGAAGTGGCACAAGAAATAGTTTCGTATTTAAAGAGTAATTCTAAAATTGAAGTTTCAGGAGCTTTTAGAGAAGGTGATATTAGACATAATTATGCTGATTTGGAAAAAATTAAAAATACTTTGGGGTTTTCCCCTAAATGGACGTTTACTCAAGGAATAAGAAAATTTTTAGATTGGGTTTTGATTCAGAATGATATACCATCATCTTTAGATGATTATATAAATTCTATTAAAGAACTTAAAGATAGAGGCCTTTATAAATAG
- a CDS encoding acyltransferase, producing the protein MRKFSYLLTRILFLQYQLRNFFLFKKLSFTAFIHPSVKIEGKKYVSIGNKTTIKRGGWILSLKIDENVPEILIDENCDIGDYAHITCVRRLVIERNVLIANKVYISDNTHKYDDVLIPIKDQSVLFKGEVVIKEGAWIGENVCLIGCSVGKNSIVGANSVVTKDVPDYSVVSGNPAKIIKRYCGETDTWIKEDY; encoded by the coding sequence ATGAGAAAATTTAGTTATTTGTTGACAAGAATTTTGTTTTTGCAATATCAGTTGCGTAATTTTTTCTTGTTTAAAAAGTTGAGTTTCACAGCATTTATTCATCCTTCAGTAAAAATAGAAGGTAAAAAATATGTGTCAATTGGCAATAAAACAACTATAAAAAGAGGGGGATGGATTTTATCATTAAAGATTGATGAAAACGTACCTGAAATATTAATTGATGAAAACTGTGATATTGGTGACTATGCACATATAACTTGTGTGAGGAGGTTGGTTATTGAGAGAAATGTCCTGATTGCGAATAAAGTATATATATCTGATAACACACATAAATATGATGATGTTTTAATACCAATTAAAGATCAAAGTGTTTTATTTAAAGGTGAAGTTGTTATTAAGGAAGGGGCTTGGATAGGAGAAAATGTTTGTTTGATAGGATGTAGTGTGGGTAAGAACTCTATTGTTGGAGCCAATTCTGTTGTTACAAAGGATGTTCCAGATTACTCTGTAGTATCGGGAAATCCTGCTAAGATTATAAAAAGGTATTGTGGAGAGACTGATACTTGGATTAAAGAAGATTATTAA